The stretch of DNA ACCTGGCTCTCTGTAGCCTTGTACTATAGATAGATAAACCCTTCCATTGGGTTTCCTGTCCTTCTTTAGAAACATTTTCATCACCATATATATTATACCATAGAACATCATAGAACAACAGGAAAAAAGATTAAAATTTGACAAATAATTTGGCTTGTATCAATTGGCATTGCAGGGCTATAGTTTTTAGAATTGTATTATTTGCTGCGAAACTAAGGATGTATACTGTAGGTAGGAATGTTAATAAATTAACAATCACGGCTTACATTTTACATAATTTAACATTTCATTAATGTTTAATATATTATTAATTTAAAGGGGGCAAAGGGATGGGTACTTGTACAAGTCTAAAAGATTATGGATTTAATGAAGAACAGTTAAAAAAGCTAGACGAGATAATTGACAAACATAGTTGTCAAGAAAAATTGATTCCCATGTTGGAAGAGATTCAGCAATTACTGGGCTTTATTCCAGTTGATGTGCAGGAACGTATATCTCAAAAAACTGGCATTTGTGAAAATGATATTTATGGAGTGGTTTCGTTTTATTCTTATTTTACTATGGAACCACGGGCTAGACATAGAATTCAAGTATGCCTAGGTACTGCATGTTATGTTAAAGGTGGTAAAGAAATCGCCAATAAGATAGAGTCTAAACTCCATATAAAGCCTGGTGAGAGTACTGAGGATGGGAAATTTACCTATGAAGAGGCAAGATGCTTCGGTACATGTGGTTTAGCACCGGTTATGGCTATAGATGGAACTGTTTATGGCAAGGTAAAAGTTGAAGATATAGACGAAATATTAAGTCAATATGAATAAGTGGGGGGGATTTACTTGCTAGTTAAAGATTTGGAAACCTTGAATGATATAAAGAATAAAGCTTTGAAAATGGGGCAGTTAGATGTTAATGGCAAAAAGGCAAGAATTACAGTGCATATGGGTACTTGCGGAATAGCTTCTGGTGCAAAGGATGTTCTGGATACATTTAAGAAACTTGTTAAAGAATCCAAGGCAAAGGATGTAAAGGTAGAGACTACAGGATGTATGGGCATATGCTCTAAGGAGCCTTTGGTTACAATTGAAGTGGTTAATCAGGAGCCCATAATATATGAATATGTAAACGGAGAAAAAGCTACTGAAATATTCAATGCCCATATAAAAAATGGAAAGATCTTGAGCGAATATGCATTAGCAAGGGGCAAAGAGGTCGAAATTGAAGAGAGAATTAAAAATAACGGCAAGATTGAAGGAAAAGAGGTGTTAGAGGATTCCATAAAAGGAATAGAGGAAATACCATTTTTTAGCCTTCAAAAAAGAATCGTGATGAGAAATAGGGGAGCTGTAGATCCCTTCAAAATAAACGATTATATTGCAAGGGACGGCTATCAGGCAGCATATAAAGCTCTTAAGGATATGGATAGCAACAATGTTATTGATACAGTTCTTGAATCTGGCTTAAGAGGAAGGGGAGGGGCTGGATTCCCCACAGGACTTAAATGGAAGTTTGCGTCAAAATCAGATTCTGATGAAAAATATGTTGTTTGTAATGCAGACGAAGGTGATCCAGGTGCTTTTATGGATAGGAGTGTCTTAGAGAGTGATCCCCATTCAGTTATAGAAGGTATGGTAATAGCCGGTAAAGCTATTGGAGCCAATAAAGGCTATATTTATTGTAGGGCAGAATATCCATTAGCTGTAGAGGTACTCAATAAGGCAATAAATCAAGCTAAGGCCTATGGACTGTTAGGCGAAAATATTTTTGATTCTGGCTTCGATTTTGATATTGAGGTATATGAGGGTGCTGGGGCATTTGTTTGTGGTGAAGAAACGGCATTAATAAGTTCAATCGAAGGCAAAAGGGGTAATCCTAGATTAAAAGTTCCTTATCCAGCAGAGAAGGGTCTATTTAAGGAACCTACAATTATAGATAATGTAGAAACATTAGCAAATATAGCCCCTATAATCTTAAATGGCAGCGAATGGTTTAAAAATATAGGTACGGAAAAGAGCAAGGGTACTAAGGTCTTCTCTATAACTGGAGATATAGTCAATGTTGGATGTGTAGAAGTTCCCATTGGTACCTCTATAAAAACGGTTATAGAAGATATAGCAGGTTGCCCAGTAGATGGTAAGAAGATAAAAGCTGTACAGCTTGGAGGTCCTTCCGGTGGATGTCTGCCAGTAGAATATTTTGATACTCCATTGGATTATGAGCCACTTCAAGAGCTTGGTACTATTATGGGTTCCGGTGGAATGATCGCTATAAATGAGGATAAATCTGCAGTGGATATAGCGCGATTTTTTGTAAAATTCTGTGCAAGTGAATCTTGTGGAAAATGTTTACCATGTAGAGAAGGTACACGTCAAATGGTAAATATCCTCGATAAGATTTGCAGTGGAAATGGGAGCAAAGAGGATATAGATAAATTGGAAGACCTGGCACAAGTGTTTAAGAAGACTGCACTTTGTGGACTCGGCAAAACTGCTCCAAACCCGGTCTTAAGTACATTGAATTATTTTAGAAATGAATATGAAGATATTGTTAAATAGATAGAAGAGGGGTGATATTTGTGATCTTTAGTAATTCGATAAAATATGAGGATTTAACCAGTCAGCTGGATAAGGAAAATGATGTTATTACCATAATAGGTTGTAATACATGTATAAGGGTTTCTGGTGCAGGTGGTCCGGAAAAGATGAGAGAATTGGCATTAAAGCTAAAAAAAGATGGATACAATGTAAAAGACGGTTTTATGTTGCCTATTGCATGTATGGAGCCATATCTTGCTACTGCAAAGCTATCTAACGAGGTCAATACAATTGTTGTTTTGGCATGTACTGCCGGGGTTTCTAATATTAAACGGAATTACCCCCATCTTAAGGTAGTGGAAACGGTGGATAATATAGGACTTATAGTGGCAGATACAAATAAAGGAGTTTTAAAAGTTGCAATGCCTTATGAAAAACATAATAAAAAATTGGGCGAAGAATATCCTATAGGTTCGGACGGGAAAAACAAGATGCCCAATCAACAGATACCTATACAAGTGGGGGTGAAGTAAATGATTATATCTTTAAGGGATTTAAGCTATGAAGAACTTAAGGGCAAATTAAGTAAAGACGATAAGGTATTATTGTGGAGCTGTAATACCTGTATAAAGTTTTGCGGAGTTGGCGGCTATGACAATATGGTATTATTGGAAGATATGCTTACTGCAGATGGATATGAGGTAGTGGGAAAAGAATTGGTTAGTATCGCATGCATGTATTCTTTGGCAGAACAGCATAGGGATGATCCAAATAAAAAAGAATTATTCGATGAAGCTACAGCTATAATTGTATTAGCCTGTGAAGATGGGTATGAAGTTGCAGAGGCAGCTTTTAGTGATAAGAAGGTTATTAGAATAGTTAAGACTGTAGGTGTTGGTAATTTCACTATGGATAGGGGTCCGGTACTAACTGCACCATTTGAAACTACTGGACTAGAGCAGACAGATAATGGTTATTCATTTCCAGAGGTTGCAGAAAAGTTAAACCTATATCCAACCTTTTTTGACAGAAATGAAGCTGCAAAAAATAGCGATGATGGTTTTATAAGTGTAACAATAAATGGGACTCAGTATAAAGTAAGAAAAGATGTAAATATAATGCAAGCATGTGAAGAAAATGGTATAAAAATACCTCACCTATGCAATGAGCCTGATTTGACACCTGATGCTAATTGCAGATTATGTCTGGTTAAAGTCAAGGGTGAGAGGGAATTGGTTCCTGCATGTGCAACACCGGTAAAAGAAAATATGGAGATTGTCACTGAAGATGATGAATTAAATCATAACAGAAGGATTTTGCTTGAACTACAGATGGCAGCCCATGAGCATAATTGCTTGACTTGTCATAAGGGAAATCCATGCATTGCCGGTTCATGTGAATTGCAAGAATTGATACGAGATTTTGATATTGAGGAATCTAGGTACGAGCAAAATAAAGAAAAGCTTCCCGTGGATAAAACCAGTCCGGTACTTGTATATGATCCAAACAAGTGTATATTGTGTGGAAGATGCGTGCGTGCTTGTAGGGAGATAGCATGCCAAAATAACTTAGGATTTGTAAATAGAGGTGATAAAACCTTTGTAGCTGCAGGGGCAAATAAGACATTTGATCAATCCCCTTGTGTTACATGCCTGGCATGTGTATTTGCATGTCCTACTGGTGCAATTACTGAAAAGATCTCCCATTTTGATGGGGACAACTGGGATGAAGAGTTGATTTTTCAGTCATAATGCTTAAAATATGCTAATAAAAATGTATTTGACAAAAGAGGGAATTCAAATTATAATCATTGTAAACCTAATCTACAATTTAGGTTTACAATGATTATAAGGAGATGTTTTTATGAATAGCAAAACAAAAGATATGATTTTGGTATCATTGTTTGCAGCTCTTACTGCAGTAGGGGCATTTATCAAGATCCCCCTACCACCTGTTCCATTTACACTACAGGTATTTTTTGTTATCTTTTCCGGATTGTTTTTAGGTTCAAAGTTAGGATTTCTATCACAGATTGTTTACATAGCCCTTGGGCTCATTGGCATACCTATATTTGCAAATGGTGGAGGAATACAGTATATATTCAACCCGGCATTTGGGTATTTAATAGGATTTGCGGTGGCAGCCTTTGTTGTTGGGAAAATGACTGAAAAATTGCCTAAGCCATCCTTCGGTAAGTATTTTATTGCTTCATTGGTTGGGTTAGTTATCAGTTATGTATTTGGGGTATCATATCTTTATATTATTTTAAAGTATGTAAATAGGGTTTCTACGTCATTTTCAAAGGTGATGATGAGCGGATGTATAGTATTTCTTCCCTGGGATATTGTGAAAATGGCTGCTGTTTCTTGGATAGCAAAAGAGGTTCGTATACGCATAAGGATAGGAAGTGGTCAGAGTGCTTAAAACAATAGAGGAAAAGGTATTAGAAGGTAATGGTATAACTTGGGATGAGGCATTGAACCTTTCAAAACTTAAAGGTGATGATATAAAAGCCCTTTTAGATCTGGCAAATAGAGTCAGAGAGAAAAATGCAGGTAATAGAATTGATCTTTGCTCCATAATGGCTGCAAAGGTGGGAAGATGTTCAGAAAACTGTAAATTTTGTTCCCAGTCGGCTCACCATTCATGCAATATTAATGTTTATGATCTAATAAGCGATGCTGATGTTTCAAAACGTATAGAGGAGATAGAAAACTCCGGTGCCCATAGATTTTGCTTGGTCACAAGCGGTGAAAAGTTAACGGATAAAGAATTTGAACGAATTCTTAAAATATATGATCTGTTAAATAGAAAGACAGATTTAAGCCTATGTGCTTCCCTTGGTGCCCTTGATGCGAATAGGGCTTATGCCTTGAAACAGGCAGGCGTAAAGATGTATCATCATAATGTAGAAACATCACGCAGTTATTTTTCTAAAATTTGTACAACCCATACTTATGATGATAGAATTAATACCATTAAGGCTGCTAAAAAGGCTGATTTAAAAATTTGTTGTGGTGGCATTATTTCAATGGGGGAGAGCATGGTCAATCGTTTGGAGATGGCGTTTGAGATAAAGGAGTTAGATGTGGATTCAATACCTATAAATATATTAACCCCTATTAAGGGAACTCCATTGCAGGATATTAAATTATTATCCCATGATGAGATATTAAAGAGTATAGCACTTTTCCGACTTATTATGCCCCATAAGGTTATTAGATTGGCGGGAGGAAAAGAAAATGGCCTTGGAGAAGATGAGAAAAAGGCCTATATAGGTGGGATAAATGGAGCTTTAGTAGGAAATTATTTAACTACCTCGGGACGAAGGGTAGAAGACGGCTTGAATATGTTTAGACAAATAGGTTATGAAATTAATTAAATATTTTTTATAAATAGGATTATTTAGGTCTAGTGATAGATATTATTTTTATGTATATCACTAGACCTAAATACTTTTTTTAATAGATGAAAGGCTATTATATCTCTATCTGCTGTAATTCACTATAGATCTTATTTTCCAACCGATGTATTGTCCTATAATAAGAGGGTATTAGAAGCAGGTCAGCGCTCAGCCATGCAAAAACTTCTGCTATGGCAATACCGGTAAATCCTAAAAATTTTGGTAAGAAGGCTGCAAGTGTAATCCGTGCTGCAAGCTCAAGACCACCAGAGATCATAGGTATTACTGTATTCCCAAATCCCTGCAATGCAGAGCGATAAATAAACAGTAAATTTAATACACAAAGCATACTAACAGTTATATGCAAATACTTATGAGCAATTGCAATGACCTCCACCTCTTCTTGTGAAACTATAAGTCCAATAAATGTTTCACCAAAAAGAAAAATAATAGCCATTATGCCAATGCAAAATCCCATTGATAGCTTTATGCATTTTTTTAATCCTAAGCGAATTCTATCAAATTTAACTGCACCCAGGTTTTGGCCTGCGTAGGTTGCCATGGCAAAGCCAAAGGTAGCTCCCGGTTGCTCAATGATGCCGCTAATTTTAATTGCTGCAGTATAAGCTGCAACATATAGAGCACCGTATCCGTTAACCACATATTGTAATACCATTGCACCTATAGAAATAATAGAATTCTGCAATGCCATAGGTAGGCCTAATATCAAAAGGTTCTTTACAAACTCTTTTTCAAACTTCCAATCTTTCTTTGCAATATGAAGAAAGTCTATCTTTCGAATAGCCAATATGCAAAACAAGCAGGAACTTGCCTGTGCGATTAATGTGGCATATGCAGCCCCTGCAATACCCATATTAAATTTCATGACAAATAATATATCCAAAACAATATTTATCGAACATGCTATCAATAAAGCAATCAATGGTGTTCTACTATCTCCTAATGCCCTCAATGTAGCAGATAAAAAGTTATAGAACATAGTAATTATGATTCCACCAAAAATAATACTGATATATAAATTTGAGTTATCAATAATATCTGCAGGTGTATTCAATATCTTTAAAATCGGCATCGATAATAGTTGGCTTATAATGGTAACTATAACAGCCACAATGGCAGTTAAGTAAAATGATGTTGTAAATGCTTTTTTTAATCCATTATAATCTCCCGCCCCAAATTTTTGTGCTATTAGAATAGCAAAGCCCTCCGATAATCCTATGCAAAATCCTAATATAGCCCAATCCAAAGAAAATGTAGCTCCAACAGCTGCTAAAGCCTCTACACCAATACCCTGTCCTATTACTATGCTATCGACCATACTGTAAAGCTGCTGAAATATATTCCCGATTAACATGGGGATAGCGAATGATAATAATAAGCGGGTTGGATTGCCACTTGTCATATCCTTTACCATATATACACCTCTAAATACAATTTTCATAACACAATATCATAATAAATCTATTTTGTAAAGCTCTGATTTGCAGCGATTTATCTTTGTTAATTATAGATAAATTGGGTATATAATAGAATAGTAGACTTTAAGGAAGGAGAGATATTATGAAGGCCATTGTATTTTTAGCAGAGGGTTTTGAGGAAGTTGAGGCTTTAACAGTAGTTGACTATCTTAGGAGAAAGGATATAGGAGTAGATACTGTATCCATTACACAAAATAATATGGTGAAAGGAGCCCACGATATTACATTAATAGCTGATAAAAAGATAGATGATATAAATAATCTAGATAGATATGATGGAGCCATAATACCGGGTGGTATGCCAGGTGCTATCAATCTCAGAGATAATGCCAGAGTAATAGAAATTTTAAGTATAATGAATAAAGATGACAAGATGGTAGCTGCAATATGTGCAGGTCCAATAGTACTCCAAAGGGCCGGGATTATAGCAGGAAAAAGGGTTACCTCCTATCCAGGCTTTGAAGAAAAGTTAAAAGATAGTATATATATGGAGGAGCCAGTTGTACGAGACGGTAATATTATAACTTCAAGGGGACCTGCATTGGCGGTAGATTTTGCGATTGAGATAATCAAATATCTAAGGGGAGAAGAAAAAGCAGAAGAACTTAAAGAGGATATATTATACAAATAGTCATAAAAAGCTGTTGATCTATATATTATCAACAGCTTTTTATTGAGAGACTAAATACCCATGATCTTTAAACCAAATAATAGTGTCTTTAAATGTTTCAATTATAGGGCGGACATTATAACCTAATTCAGATGTTGCCTTATCGTGGCTAAATAGCGCATTGCTTGATAAGGTATATAGGGAATAGGGGGTATACAGAGGCCTTTTGCCGGTTATCTGGGCATATTTTGTAACGAACGGATGACAAACTTTTGCAACCCATATAGGAATTTTTATCTTTGGAGGATTCATTCCAGTTATATTCTTTAATATATTAAAAATATCCTCTATAGAAAGGAGGTAGCCTGAGAGTATATAGTTATCTCCTATGGATCCCCTTTGCCCTGCTAATATTATTCCATCTGCCACATCTCTAACATCCACAAAGTCGTAGCTTCCATCAATACGAAAGGGGAGTTTGCCGTTTATAAAGTCCAATATCATTTGTCCCGTATATGAAAGTCTGTATTCATATGGACCTATAACACCTGATGGGTGTACTATAACAGCATTTAATCCATCTTTTACTCCCGCCAGTACGGCTGAAGTTGCTTCAGCTTTTGATTTACCATAATCGCCTATTATTTTCTGAGGTTCAAAATTCAATGTTTCTTTTATAGTTATACCTTTAGGCAGTTCGGTAAAAGCATGGACGGAACTAGTATATATGAGTTTCCCTACATTACATTCCAAACATGCCCTTATTACGTTTTTGGTGCCTTCAACATTAATTTCATACATAGTCTTAGTATCTTTAGATATTATCGATACGATTCCTGCAAGGTGATATACTGTATTCACTCCATTAAATGCTCTAATTAAATCATCAATATTTCTTACATCACCATATATTATTTTTAAATCTAGATGTTCTATGCAGGATGTGTCATCACCAGGTGCTACAAATGCTGATACCGATTCCTTGTTTGCAATAAGTGCTCGTACCAGTGCATTGCCAATATGACCTGTTGCACCTGTAACAACCACCATTTTTATTTCCTCCTTTTAAACAAATGTTTTAATTCTAATTTCAATATACACCAAATACGGTATAATGGCAATACTTTTTAGAGCATATGTCTGGGAAAACATTGATAAATATTCAGTACTATAGAGATCATTGGCATATTCATTTTTTAAAATTTTTGTTCAGTAGTATTTATATAAGTGGTTTCTTTAAAGGCATAGGTGGTTAAATTCGTCGCATATTCTGCCAAGAAAACATTAGATAAACTTTTTATTGACTAATGTGTGATACATGTGTATAATGTGATGTATAAAGAAGCACAGTTTGGGAGGAATAGTGTGAATATTATAATTTCAAATACTTCTGATGTACCTTTATATCAACAAATAAAAGATCAAATAAAAGATGCTATCTTAAGAGGAGAGCTTGAAGATGGAGAACTATTACCATCTATCAGGAATTTTTCAACGGATTTGCATGTAAGTATACTGACTATTAGGAGAGTATATGAAGAGCTTGAGAAAGAGGGTTTTGTATCTAGCCAAGCTGGTAAAGGAACATTTGTACTTGCGGGAAATGCTGATCTTATCAACGATACGAGAAGGCGAATGGTTGAAGAAAAAATGATAGAGACGGTCAACATAGCGAAATCAATGGGTGTTACTAAAAATGAATTAGCGGATATGCTATATATCTTATTTGAGGAGGAATAGTGTATAAATGAAATACTTAGAATAGACAATATATCAAAAAAATTCCCCGATTTTACCTTGAGTGGTATTTCGGCTTTTCTCAAAGAGAATTATATAACTGGATTATTAGGAAAAAATGGTGCAGGAAAATCAACTTTGATTAAAATTATCTTGGGTTGGTTTTTATATTCCTTTAACTTATAAAATGGGATATGTAAAACTGCAAGTTATTAGTGCTGGATTAATATTCATTGCACCTTTTGTTTTTTCCCTAATAATAAAAAGTTTAGGTAGTGACGTTTTAACATTAGCATTTATTGCCGATATTTCAATATGGGTTATCGCTTTTATAGTAATATCCATCTCTATTGTTTCAGTTGCAATCGGCGTGATAGTGTCTAGTCTGATTTTACGCGGTAAAGAATTTTGAGAGGTGAGGAGTATGACTGAGGAAGAGATAGCTATAATTTTAATGTTTGTTTTTGGAATTATTGCACTGCTGTATTCAGTTGGTCAATTCATTAATTTGAAAAAACATCAGGGCCAGATAGGACATGCTATAGGCACTATTATTGATACCCAGACTGTAGCCCCTGAAACTATGAGAATTAACAATTCGAAATGGGCAAAAGTAAGTTATCAAATTGGCGGGAGAGAATATATATCCACCAATTGGGTGCAAGTTTCAATGAATGCTTCACTAGGAGATGAAGTAGAGATATCATATTATAAAAATGATCCTTCAAAACTGTTTTTATCAAAAAATAGTCAGTTTATTATCTTCCTTATTATTGCAGCTGGTTGTATTATAGCAGGACTAATAATATTGCATATCTCTAAATTTCAATATTAAAAAAATATGTTTATCCATTTATCTTCTTTTGTCAAGGGAATAGAGAATGGTATAAGCGGTGATTAGGAATTTTTACAAATGCAATTGGCGTGTGTTTCTACCTACCATTTTATCTGCCATTTCTCTTGTATAATGAAAAATAAAAATGTTTGTAAAAAGCTGATTATGGTAGTAAAATATGAGCAAGTGATGATGGAATTTTTCAGGAAAGAGAGTGATATATATATGGAAAAAGCGGGACTCGTTCTTGAGGGTGGAGGCATGAGAGGTGCATATACTGCTGGATTATTGGCTGCCTTTATGGATGAGGGTATAACGTTCCCTTATGTAATAGGGGTATCAGCCGGAGCCAACAATGGAGCCAATTTCATAGCCAGGCAAAAGGACAGGGGTAAAAAGGTTTTTGTAGACTATGTAGTTGATAAAAGATTTTCAGGGTTAAAAAATATAATAAAGGAAAAAACTTATTTTGGTATGGATTTTTTATTTGATGTATTGCCTAATAAACTGGCACCCTTTGATTATAAGACATTTCATAATTCCAGTACCGTATTTAAGGTAGGGGTTACAGATTGTAAAACAGGCAAACCCATATATTTAAGACACCATGATTTTGATCCACACATATTTATGGAGAAGGTATTAAGGGCATCTAGCAGTTTGCCCCTCATATCAAAACCAGTGGATATTGACGGGCGGAAATATTTAGACGGGGGTATAAGCGATCCTATTCCCATAGAAAAATCTGTTCAGGATGGTAACCGTTATAATGTCGTTGTGCTAACTAGAAATGCTGGTTATAGGAAGGAAGCATCAAAGGTCAATATGCTAGTTAAACGCTCTATTTCAAAATATCCTAATCTTTTAGAAACTCTAAAGCAAAGACATAATACATATAATGAAACTTTGGACAAGATAGATACCTTGCAAGGAGAAGGGGATGTTTATGTATTTAGACCCAAAAAGGAAATAATCGTGGACAGATTAGAACGTGATATAGATAAACTAGATGATTTATATAAACAAGGTTATAATGAGACTATGGAAGAAATGGAAAAGTTTAAGATGTGGTTGAATGGTTTAGATATTGTGAATTATTGTGAATGAAATCAAGTCAAAGGGGTTATAAATTTGGCTTGATTTTTTGTAAATTAAGTTAGTGTAATATTAATGAATTTAGTATATTATATAATAAAGATGATAAAAAATAATGATGAAAAGGGGGTGCGCGTTTGAGAAAAAAGATATTGTTGCTATTGGTTATTATGCTTACTGTTCAAGGTGCTTTTTTTACTATAGTGTATGCTGATGATGTGGATATATCCAAATATACAATACATGCACAGATAAATAAAGATGGTTCTATGGACGTGGAGGAGATTTTGACATATGATTTTGGCGGGAGCTTTAACGGAGCCAGATGGACTATAAACTTAGATGAAAATTTGCCTATGGAAAATATAAAGGTTTTTTTGTCTTCTCAAATAGAACCAAATCAGGTGGATGAAGAAACTCTTATTCCATTTAAATTTGTTGATCAAGCTCAAAAAGGCGATGATGGTGTAGTAAAATTAGAGGATTATGGTGGGAAGAAAGAGATTTGGATATATTCACCTTCTAAAGGGGAGAAAAAGACATTTGTTATCAGTTATACACTAAAGCATGTTATAAAAAGTTACGAAGATACTGCAGAACTATATTGGAAATTCGTGGGTGAAGGTTGGGATCTTCCCATACACAATGTGGATATATCCATAAATTTGCCTAAGGCTACATCAGAAGATTATATAAAGATATTTGGACATGGTCCTCTCACAGGAGAGTCAAAAATAGTTAATGATAAAACAGTTGCTCTGTTTGCAACAGATGTGAAGCCAGGGCAGTTTGT from Xylanivirga thermophila encodes:
- a CDS encoding patatin-like phospholipase family protein, with the protein product MEKAGLVLEGGGMRGAYTAGLLAAFMDEGITFPYVIGVSAGANNGANFIARQKDRGKKVFVDYVVDKRFSGLKNIIKEKTYFGMDFLFDVLPNKLAPFDYKTFHNSSTVFKVGVTDCKTGKPIYLRHHDFDPHIFMEKVLRASSSLPLISKPVDIDGRKYLDGGISDPIPIEKSVQDGNRYNVVVLTRNAGYRKEASKVNMLVKRSISKYPNLLETLKQRHNTYNETLDKIDTLQGEGDVYVFRPKKEIIVDRLERDIDKLDDLYKQGYNETMEEMEKFKMWLNGLDIVNYCE